ATTGGAAAAAAGAATTTGGAAAAATTTTTTTTTAAATACTGGAGTTAATATTACCCATTTATTAAAAGATCAAGAATTTTTAATATTTCCTTCTTTTAATTTAAACATTCGTTATTAACCACAAATACGCAAGTTTAAAAAAAGCAATATATTTGAGGATGAGAATTTTTTTGGTTTTGTTAATAATTTACGGTTGTAATTCCCAGTTTATTTTAGAATGCGATTCTGATGATTATTTTATTTCCCCAAATCCTAACCAAAATACTGGTTTAAAAAACCAAAATCGTGAGGTTGTTACAACATTTTCTGAAATAGAAATGACTTCACAATTTAATGAAACCAATATGAGCTGTAAAGAAGTGCTGGCCTATTTCTTCCACTGCAATATTTGTTTTAACAATGACACAAGTTATTTACAATCTTACAGTGGTAAAATCTATGAACTAAATAAGGCAAAAGACCCCAACATGTTTACTAATAATGTAATTAACTTAATTAGCTCTATGCAAATGGGTCAAGAGGAATATAAATCTTTCTTAAATAACTTGAAAAGTGACTTTTCAATAAAAGAAAAAAAATTACTTAAAACTCACCTTAAAAACTCTACATCTAACAAAGTAATTTTCTCAAAAAAAATTCAAACTCACTAAAACTAGTATATTTATAGAATGAAAAAAATTTATCTTAAATTAAACTATTATGAAAAAATTATTATTACTTCTTATTATACCTTTTTTAAACTTTGGACAACAATTGATTACAGAAACAATTTTTTTTGAAAATCAAGAAAGAGAATATATAATATACCTGCCTGAAAGTTATAATGCATCAATTGAATTTCCAGTTATGTTTAGCTTTCATGGAGGGTCTGGATATGCTCAAGACTTTATCTATACAAATGATATGAGACCGATTGCTGATACTGCAAATTTCATAGCAGTATACCCTCAAGGAGCTGTAGATCCTGAAGGCGGGACTACCTCATGGATACATAAGGCACCGACTGATCATGATGACATATTTTTTATTGAAGCAGTCATTGAAGCCCTAGACGCCGAGTATGCTATCGACCAAAGTCGCATTTATGCATGTGGATATTCCGAAGGCGCTATTTTTTCTTATGAACTTGGGTGTCGATTAAATGATAAGATTGCTGCTTTTGCTGCAGTTTCAGGTAGCATGCTAACAGACTACTACAGAAATGATATATATAACTGGGCTTCATGCTCACCAGTTAGTCCAACTGCTATGATGCTTATAATGGGTACAGTTGATCAAAATCCTCATTCTACTTACGAAGGTTTATCTTATGGTGATATGCCTCTATATATGTCAGTAGATGACATTACAAGTTACTGGTCAAACTATAATAATACTGACCTTAATCCTATTATAACAAATGTTGATAACACTTCTCTTAGTGATGGTAGTACTGTAGAAAGAAAGAGTTGGTTAAATGGCGATAATTGCACATCTATTCAAGAACTAAAAGTTATTGGTGGAGACCATGACTGGCCAGGTTCTTTTGGAAATATGGATATCAATGCGTCTTTAGAAATATGGAATTTTGTTTCACAATATAATACCTCGGGCTTAATTAACTGTAATATAACATCATCCTCCGAATTTGAAATAATACATAAAAATTTAACCGGAAAGATAGACTTCCTTGGAAGAGGATCCTGTGATAAAATGGGGCTCCAAATATACTTATATGATAATGGTTCTGTCGAAAAAAAATATCTTGTGAAATAAATTTATGAGGCAATTCATACTACTTATTCATGTCGTGCTATTATTCAGTTGTGAGCAAGATGTTAACAATAATAATAATCTTATTGGAAAATTTTCGTGTATAAACAATAGTTGTATTGCATCCGAAGATGGGCCATATACAACACTTAATGAGTGTATAAATAATTGTAATATTAATAACATTTATGCTGGTAATTGGAACTTTAGAGGAAATGACATTTCGTATTCAGGCTACTATGTATATGATTCTCTACTTAATTCTCAATGGATATCAAATGTGACGTATACAACAAATTATAATGATAGTTTGGGTACTATTCAGGTCGGCAAAAATATAGACGAACTTATTTTTAAGTATTGTGAAGCATGTGATCCTATTATTTATAATCTTAATGACAGTGGTTTTGTCTACTCAGAGAGTTTGGGTGGAAATATTGGTTGGGTAATTACTGACACTACTTTTTTTAATATCGTTACACCTCAACCACCGGGATATTCATCGAGCTATTCAACTTATAATATTGAGGGATGGAAATTAGAATAAACCCGGACTAAAAAATCATAAATAGTATTTATGAAAACTCTCTACAAAGATAAAAAATCTATGTTTATATTATGGATACATTAAGTCATGCCTTATGGGGAAAAGGGGTTTTTGGATATAGAGGCAGGCCATACTGGAGTCTCTTTTTTGGAGCCCTCCCTGATCTATTTTCTTTTGGTTTATATTTCATTATTAGTTTAATATTTAGTCCTTATAATATTAAATCAGGGAAACCAAAAATTGATGAAATCCCTGACTACGTGTTTTACTTATATGACATAACTCATAGTTTAATAATTGCTTTTGTATTTATTGTATTGGTGTACTTTTTTATCAAAAAAGATATTGCGTTTGCCATGCTGGCTTGGCCTTTACATATAATGTTAGATTTTCCATTTCATACAGCTGATTTTTTCCCTACTCCTATACTTTGGCCAATTTTTGATATCCGATTTGATGGTATCTCATGGTCAAAACCATACATTTGGTTTTCAAATATTACAGGTATAATTATTTTATATATATATCGATATAAATTTTATAAAAAATCAAACTTTAAATAATTTTAATTACGTATAATAGCAAAAGCTATTTTACTAATGAAAATCAATATTTAAAATAAATAAAATTCTATTTATGAAAAACAAAATTCCACCCCCAATTGTAACGTTATTATTTGGTTTAGCTATTTATTTATCTAAAAACCTTTTTCCTCACCCTAATAATCATTTCCTAGATTGGGTTAGTGTTCTATTATTATTATTCGGCATTATTATAATCCGCTCGGCTTTTTTATTATTTAGAAATTATAAAACTACTATTAATCCGGTAAATCTCACAAAAACATCATCACTTGTCAATACTGGAATTTTTAAATATACTAGAAACCCGATGTATCTAGGAATGGTATTAATATTATTGTCTATAGGACTAAAATTTAATTTGTATGGCGGCATAATCCTTGTTTTTATATTCGTATTATTTATTACAAAGTTTCAAATTATTCCAGAAGAAAAAGCTATGGAAAAATTGTTTGGGCAAGAGTTCAAAAACTACAAAAGCATAACTAAACGTTGGATATAATAACATGTCATTTTAAATTATTAAAAACTTGTATATTTGCTTTATGAAAAAATTACTAATTCTTCTAATTATTCCTTTTTTAAGTCTTTCACAAAACTTCAATAATATCAATAATAATCTGATTTATAATAATAGTCAAATCGTTGGCTGTGTAGACTTAGATGAAACACTTATAGATTTAGTTTCTATTTTTGGTGACACATCTATTTTGGATGGATTACTAGGCTGTGCTGAGCTTATTCCTACTTTAGAATCCGGTATTCTTTCTGCATTTCTTCCATTTGACATTCCATTAGATTGTAATACAGATTTAACTCCGTTTGGGTATATAGACATGAATGTTTCAGATGTGTGTGAATGTTCATGTCAAAATTATTTAGATATATCCCAATTTAACTTTACCACTCGTAAATTAATTAAAAAGCTGTCTATTCTTGGGAAAATAACGCGTAACAACATTAATGGTGTTCAATTATATATCTATGATGATGGTTCTATTGAAAAAAGAATAGTTCAATAAAATGAGAAAACTTCTACTTTTTTTTATTATTCCTTTTTTATCACTTGGACAATTACAAACTGAAAATTTAAATTTTGAAAACAATAATAGAGAGTATTTAATTTACACGCCCAAGAATTACTCTGACAACAACCCCGCACCTATTTTATTTGCGCTTCATGGAGGTGCTGGATATGCAATAGATTTTATGAACTATGAAGCAGATTTTCGTTCTATTTCTGACACATCTGGATTTATATTGATTTATCCCCAAGCACTAGAAGATCCCGAAACTGGATATACTAGCTGGATGCATAAAGAACCCACAGATCACGATGATATTTATTTTATTGAAACAATAATCGAGGAGGTTTCATCAAATTATAATATAGACCAAGAAAGAATTTATGCATGTGGATATTCTTTAGGGGGGATGTTTTCTTATGATTTAGCATGTAGGCTTAATTATAAAATTGCTGCGATAAGTTCGGTAGCCGGTGCAGCATTTGTAGGTGCATTTAATAATTGCAATCTTATTCATCCAACTGCGGTTCAAAGTATTGTCGGTACCAATGATGATATTCATCCATATAATGATCTTAACGGTTGGTATAATCCGGTTAGTGTGATTAATAACTATTGGTCCAGCTTCAACAATACCGATATTAATCCAATTATTGAACAACTACCTGATTTAAATAGTTTTGATGGTAGTACGGTAGAGCGATATTCATGGATGAATGGAGACGGTTGTGTTTCGGTTGAAGAATTAAAAATTATAAACGGAGGACATGATTGGCCCTCGCCACTAGCCTCATGGGGGAATCAAGATATTAACACAAATATTGAGGTATGGAATTTTGTTTCTAAATTTAATACCAATGGTTTGATTATTTGTAATACCACAAACTATATAGAGCTTGATGTAATAAATTCTAAACAATTAATTAGGTCAATTGATCTTCTGGGAAGAGAATCTATAAATAATGGCTTCCAATTAAAAATCTATAATGATGGTTCTGTAGAAAAAAAACATCTTTTAAGATAAATGAAACTAATATTATTTAATATAATCGTAAGCGCTATATTAACAACCATTATTCTAGTTACACAATTTGTTAACTATCCTCTTCTTAAATACGTTTATAAGGACTTTTCTACTTTTCATCAAAAATATGTAACAAGAATTGGCTACATAGTAGCCCCTATAATGGTACTTGAGTTTATAATCACAACAACTATGCTTTTACAGGATTTTGATGATAGTTTAAAAAAAATTAGTGCCCTATTAGTTATCTTGATTTGGCTAAGCACTTTTTTTATTCAAGTTCCAATACATAATCAATTATCATTAAGTAATAAACTAAACTTAAATTTATTAATCCATTCAAATTGGATTAGAGTTGTTTGTTGGATATTGAAATTAATAATATCAATAATATTATTTGCATAAAATGCTTCGGGCATAAAATAATTTTAGCATGACCATTATTTTTAATTAAACTTATGAAATAAACACACACTTTAAAAAAACTTTAATTATATAATAAACCAGTATATTTAAGTAAAATTTATCGTTATGAAAAAATTAATACTCATTCTTTTTTGTTTCCCTTTGTTTTCAATGAGCCAAAGTGGATGTCATGTCTTTGGTAAAATTAAATTTGTTGATTACGGAGAAGATTATAAAGTTAAGTTTGTTGATTACGGAGAAGATTTGAAAATAAAATATGTTTCATATGGAGAGAAAAAAGTTGGAAAATGGAAAGCAGTAGATTATGGAGAGGATTTTAAGATCAAAATTGTTAAATATGGGGAAGACTTTAAAGCAAAAGAAGTCACCTATGGAGAGGGTTGTAAATGAAAAAACTATTCCTAGTTATTATTATTCCTTTTATAA
This sequence is a window from Flavobacteriales bacterium TMED191. Protein-coding genes within it:
- a CDS encoding isoprenylcysteine carboxylmethyltransferase family protein produces the protein MKNKIPPPIVTLLFGLAIYLSKNLFPHPNNHFLDWVSVLLLLFGIIIIRSAFLLFRNYKTTINPVNLTKTSSLVNTGIFKYTRNPMYLGMVLILLSIGLKFNLYGGIILVFIFVLFITKFQIIPEEKAMEKLFGQEFKNYKSITKRWI